A window of Euzebya sp. genomic DNA:
CCCCGGGACCCCGTGCGGTGGCGCTCGCGGCGCTCGTCGTCGTCGTCCTGGTGGTCGCGCTGCCCGCAGCGGCCCAGCCGGAGGTCTCCGGAGCCGGCGACGAGGCGGTGCACGTCGAGCTCTACCACTCCGACGCCTGCCCCCACTGCCGCGCCGAGCGAGCCTTCCTGGCCGACCTCGTGACCGACCACCCCGAGGTCACCGTGTCGGCCTACGAGCTGACGTCCAGCCCGGAGAACCGGGCCCGGCTGGCCGAGGTGGCCGCGGACCTCGGCGTCGACGCGTCGTCGGTCCCGATCACGATCATCGACGGGGAGGTGTGGGTCGGGTTCGGCACCACGACAGCTGCGGCGATCGAGGCCCGCGTCACCGCGGCGCTCGCGGCCGCCGACCTGCCGGCCGAGGCCGACGCCGACGTCGCGATGGGGCCACCGGCGCTGCCCGAGGACGACGTTGTCGACGTGCCCTTCCTGGGACAGGTCGACGCCGGCCAGCAGTCCCTGGTCGTCGCGACCGCGCTGATCGGGTTCCTCGACGGGGTGAACCCCTGCTCGCTGTGGGTGCTGAGCCTGCTCCTCGCCCTGGTGGTCCACACCGGCTCGCGGCGGCGCGTCCTGGCCGTGGGCGCGGTGTTCCTGGTCGTGACGACGTCGATGTACGGCCTGATGATGGCCGGCGTCTACGGCGTCCTGTCGGTCGTGGCCTACCTCACGTGGGTCCGCGTGGGCGTCGCGGCGCTCGCCGGGGCCATGGGCACCGTGAACGTCCTCGACGCCGCGGGGGTCGACCTGCCCGTCCGACTGCGCATCCCCGAGGGTCGCAAGCCGGGCATCTACCGGCGGATGCGCGCCGCGGCCCGGTCCGAGGGGTCGCTGGTCGCCAGCCTGGCCGCCACGGCGGCGCTGGCCATGGGGGTGTCGCTGGTCGAGACCCCCTGCTCGGCCGGGTTCCCCGTCGTGTGGAGCAACCTGCTCGCCGGGGCGGACGTGTCCGGGCTGGCCGTGGGCGGGCTGTTCGGCCTCTACATGCTGGTCTTCCTCCTCGACGAGCTCGTCGTGTTCACCGTGGCGGTGACGACCTTGCGGGCCTGGAAGCTGCAGGAGCGGCAGGGCATGTGGCTGAAGCTCGGTGGCGGCATGGTGATGCTCGCCCTGGCCGCGACGATGCTCCTGGCGCCCCAGCTGCTCGAGTCGATCGTCGGGACGCTGGCCGTCTTCGCCGGGGCAGCTGCTGTGACCGCCGTGACGGGCACGTGGCTGCGCCGCCGGGGGCGTCAGCCACTCCGTCGTGGACGGCCTCGCGGACCGCGTCGTCCTCGTGGAGTTGCGCGACGGGACCGATCGGCGGTTCGAGCAGGGGCACCCCGATAGGGGATGCGGACCCTCACGGTCGCCAGGCGCATCCTCCTCTCCAGCACGGATTGACCACCGCGGTGCGACTCGGGTGACTCGTGTGCACGCATGAGGCTGGTGAGGCACCCCAGCGACCGCCACGACCCTCGTCAGTGGTCGATCCGTGGTGCCGTGGATCCGCGCTGGACCCGTCAGAGGTCGCCGGCGATCAGGTCCATCCGCGGCGGCTGGAACGTCGCGACGCGCTTGACGTTCCGCAGGTTGGTGTAGGTGACGTTGTCGGTCGTCGAGTTGCCGCCGAAGGTGCCGCACCCGAGCGTCAGGGACGGCGCCAGCCCGCTCGTCAGCCCGCACACCCCCTGGGACCCGGGGGAGTTCACCAGGATCCGCGACGCCGGCACCGCCGCGGCGAAGGCGTCCGCCCGCTCGGTGGACGTGGTGTGGACGATCGCGGTGTGCCCCGCCCCCATCTTGTCGAGGAGGGCCAGGGAGAGGGCGAGCGCCTCCTCGTCGCCGTCGACGGTGAAGATCGGCAGGAACGGCGACATCTTCTCGCTGGTGACCGGCGAGGAGAGGTCCGGCTCGGTGCGGAAGGCGATCAGCTGGATCTCGTGGTCCCGGGTGATCACGAGCACGCCGGCGATCGTCGCCGCCGACTGCCCCAGCACCTCGGGGCGGAAGCCGGTGCCGTCCTCGGTGACGACCGCGGCCAGGAACCGGGCGGTCTCGTCGGCGTCGAGCACCGCGGCGCCGGCGGCGGCCAGCCGGTCGCAGAGCCCGTCGACCACGGCGGCGTCGACCACGAGGTTGTGCTCGGCGCCGCAGATCAGCCCGTTGTCGAAGGACTTCGAGATCACGATCGCGCCCGCCGCCGCGTCGAGGTCGGCATCGGTGGCCACCCAGCACGGCGCGTTGCCCGACCCGACCCCGATGGCCGGCGTGCCCGAGGAGTAGGCGGCCCGCACCATCCCCGGCCCGCCGGTCGCGAGGATGAGCGAGACGTCGGGGTGGGCCATGAACCGGGCCGTCCGTTGGCGGCTCGCCCGCTCGCGCACCCACTGGACGGCGTCCGCCGGCACGCCGTGCCGGGCCAGCACCGCCTGCACCATGCCGCCGACGTCGTCGGCGAGCGGCAGGCACACGCGGTGGAAGCTCAGGATGATCGCGTTGCCGGACTTGAGGGCGCTGAGCACCTTGAAGACCGCTGTCGCCACCGGGTTGGTGACGGGGATCAGCGCGAAGATCACCCCGACCGGCGCGGCGATCTCGGTGACACCCCCCTCGGTGCCGAGGACCCCGCGCCCGACCGCCCCGGCCAGCCCGTCGTACACCCCCCGGGTCGCCCAGGCGTTCTTCATCGCCTTGTGGTCGGCCCGCCCGATGTGGGTGACCTCGACGGTCTTCGCCGCCAGCGCCTTCGACCCGGCGGCGAACACGTCGGCGAGGTCGGCGAGCACCGCGTCCATCGTGGCCTCGGGGACCGCCGCCAGGCGCTGCTGGGCGGAGGTGGCCTTCGCGACCATCGCCTCGACGACGGGGTCCTCGCCGCTCGCCTCGAGGAACGTGGTCAGGCGCTGGTTGGTCTCGCGCAGCTTCCCGGCGACGTCCCGCGCGAGCGCCCGCAGGACCGCGCTGCCGACCGTCGGCTCCTCGGCGAGCATGCGGTCGAGCGCGGCGGTCGTCAGCCACCGACCGGTCACCGACCCCTCGGCCACCGCGGTCGCCGACCGCGGCTCGGCGTCGAGGACGCTCAGCTCGCCGAGGACGTCTCCCGGCTCGAGGTACCCGAGCGTCACCTCGGTGTCGAGGTGGTCGAGGGGCGCCTCCAGCCGGACGACGCCGGAGTCGAGGAACAGACAGCCGTCCCCCTCCTCCCCGGCGGTGACGATGACCTCCTCGTCGGCGTAGGCGACGTCGGTCAGGTAGCTCGGCAGGACCCCGAGGGCCGCGGCGTCGAGCACGTCGAGCGGCGCCGGCAGGGGGGCGGGGGTGGGCAGGGTGGCGCTCATGGCGACGTCTCCTCCAGTGCGGCGGGGGCGGCCGGGCGGGTGGTGGTGGGGCGGGCGCGGACGGCGTCGCCGAAGGGGAGGAGGGTCTCGGAGAGCGTGCGGGCGTGCGAGCGGCCCATGGCGATGACCTCGGTCGGGACCGTCGCCCGGACCGTCGCGGTGCGGCGCAGCTCCTCGAACACGGCGGTCTCGCCGAAGTGCTGGCCGGGCCCGAGGGTCGCGACGACCTCGCCGTCCTTGACCACCTCCACCTCCCCGGACCAGATGACGTACAGCTTGCGGCCCATCTCCCCTTGGCGGAACACCTCCTGACCCGCCTCGAAGCGCTCGCGATCCAGGCCGACCGCGTCGTCGAGGGGCAGCTGGGTGATCTCGCGGCCGGTGAGGGGGGTGAGGGTCCAGTCGAGCAGCAGCCGCAGGCGGCGGTCCCACGCCGGGACGAAGGCCAGCAGGAACCCCTTCCAGAGCAGCCACCCGGCGAACCCGGTGACCGGCACGCCGCGGAGGTGCGCGACGGCGCTGTAGCGGCCGAGGGCGCAGGCGTCGCCGAGCTCGGTGAACCCGAAGCGCTTGGGCGCCTTCCCGGCCTTGAGCCGCAGGATGTTCCGGCCGATCCGCCAGCCCTGCACCATCGCGAACAGCGCGAGCTGCGGGCAGGTGCCGCCGTGCGGGTGGGGGACCGCGGCGCAGTCGCCGCCGGCCCACAGGCCCGACACGCCGGGCACCGCGACGGTCTCGTCGGTCACGACGCGGCCGCGGTCGTCGCGCTCGACGGGCAGTTGGTCGAGGAGGGGGCTCGAGGCGGTGCCGGTCGAGGAGATCACCGTCCGCGTCGGGATGGCGGTCCCGTCGGACAGCCTGACGTCGGTGGCGGTCGCCGAGGCGACCCTGACGCCGGTGCGGACGTCCAGTCGGGTGCGGCGGGCGATGAACGCCTCCGCGGTGTCGATCAGGCCGTCGTGGCGGCCCTGGAGCTCGGGGAGGATCCGCTGGCCGGAGTGGACCAGCACCACCGACACCTCGTCGCGGTCGACGTCGGCGAACTCGTCGTCGCAGAGCCGGCTGGCCCACTCGTCGAGCTCGGTGGCCACCTCCACCCCGCCGAAGCCGCCGCCGGCCACCACGAACGTCAGCAGGCGCCGACGCTCCTCGGGGTCGGACTCGATCGCCGCCATCTCCATCATCTGGATCAGGTGGTTGCGGGTGTGCCAGGCGTCCCGGTAGTCGCGCAGCAGCAGGGCGTGCTCGTCGAGGCCCGGGTAGCCGTCCAGGTCGTCGGTGACGCCGACGCTGACGACGAGGTGGTCGTAGTCGAGGACCTGCTCGCGCCCGTCCAGCAGCCGCGACAGGGTGACGGCCCGCCCGTCGAGGTCGATGTCGGTGACCTCGGCGTTCATGAACACCGCCGGTGCGAAGACCCGCCGGGCCGGGGAGAGGATCGCCTGGGGCTGGATCCGCCCGGACAGCATCTCGCCGACGAAGCCGTGGAAGGCGTGGAAGTTCGTCCGGCTGACGACGACCAGCTCGACCTCGCGGCGGCGGATGGCTCGGCGCAGCGCCTTGACGAGGAACAGCGCGCAGTAGCCGCCGCCGATGCAGACGACCCTGGGTGGGCGGGTGCCGGGTGCACTGGTCAACGTCGACTCCACTCGACGGGTGCCCGCGGGGGCACCGGACGGGCGGACCCTACACCGCCACCGCGGGGTGCAACAGGTCCCCGGCGACCTCGAGCGCCGCGCGCGTGGCGGTGTGCCCCGCGGCGATCGCGGCGTCGATCTGGCCGAAGTCGAGCAGCCCGACGTCGCTGACCTGCGGTTCGACGACTACGCGGGACCGGCGGCGGTTGACCTCGGTCTGCTGGAGGTTCGACAGCGCCATCGTGGCGGCGAGCACCTCGACGATGCCGGGGATCCGCGGCGGGCCGCCGTCGGTCACGAACGCCCGCTGGCGTGTGACGTCCGCGGCGACGACCTGCCCCTCCCCGTCGTCGGCCATGATCCCCACCGGCAGGTTGTCGAGCACGCCACCGTCCACGACCACCCGGCCGTCGTGGATCCGCGGCGGGGCGAGGCCCGGCAGGCTCATCGAGCAGGCCGTCGCCTCCCACGCCGGACCGCGGCGGTGCACCACCAGCTCGGCGTCCTCGAGTGCGGCGGACACCGCGAACCACGAGCGGGGCAGCTGGCGGACGTCGACGTCTCCGAGGACCCGCTGCAGCATCGCTTCGGCCGCGACGCCGCGGATCAGCGCCACCCGCGGGACGGTGTAGTCGCGGAAGGGCCGCCGCTCGACCATCTCCCGGATCGCGATGCGCCGGATCTCCGCCGCCGGACGCCCCGTCGCCGCCAGCGCGCTGACGAGGGCCCCCATCGAGGTGCCGCCGTAGCGGTCGATCGTGACGCCCGCCTCCTCGAGCGCCTGCAGCACGCCGATGTGGGCCAGCCCGCGAGCCCCGCCGCCGGACAGCACCACCCCGAGCGCCCGGCCCGTCAGCCGGCGGGCCAGCCGGGCGACGTCGCTGCGCCGGTTGCGGTCGCGGACGCGGTGGTGCGCGCGGGGGCGCAGCCGGGCGTCCCAGCGGTCGAGGTCGGCGACGCCCATCGGTCCGCGGCCTGCCACGACGAGGTCGCAGCCGGACAGGTCGGCGTCCGCCCGTGGGGGGTCCTCGCCGGGCGCGGCCACCACGACGACCCGGTCGGCCTGGCGGGCGCAGACCTCGCCCCACGTGCCGTCGGGGCCGGCGGGGTCGGCGACGCCGCCGTCCACCAGGACCACGTCGTGATCGGACTCGAGCCGGCCGAGGACCCGGCCGACCCGCGCCGGATCGGTCGTCAGCGCGTCGTCGACGTCGGCGTGGCGGAGGACGGCCACACCGACCCCCTGGGTGCGCAGCGCGTCAGCGA
This region includes:
- a CDS encoding aldehyde dehydrogenase family protein; this translates as MSATLPTPAPLPAPLDVLDAAALGVLPSYLTDVAYADEEVIVTAGEEGDGCLFLDSGVVRLEAPLDHLDTEVTLGYLEPGDVLGELSVLDAEPRSATAVAEGSVTGRWLTTAALDRMLAEEPTVGSAVLRALARDVAGKLRETNQRLTTFLEASGEDPVVEAMVAKATSAQQRLAAVPEATMDAVLADLADVFAAGSKALAAKTVEVTHIGRADHKAMKNAWATRGVYDGLAGAVGRGVLGTEGGVTEIAAPVGVIFALIPVTNPVATAVFKVLSALKSGNAIILSFHRVCLPLADDVGGMVQAVLARHGVPADAVQWVRERASRQRTARFMAHPDVSLILATGGPGMVRAAYSSGTPAIGVGSGNAPCWVATDADLDAAAGAIVISKSFDNGLICGAEHNLVVDAAVVDGLCDRLAAAGAAVLDADETARFLAAVVTEDGTGFRPEVLGQSAATIAGVLVITRDHEIQLIAFRTEPDLSSPVTSEKMSPFLPIFTVDGDEEALALSLALLDKMGAGHTAIVHTTSTERADAFAAAVPASRILVNSPGSQGVCGLTSGLAPSLTLGCGTFGGNSTTDNVTYTNLRNVKRVATFQPPRMDLIAGDL
- a CDS encoding FAD-dependent oxidoreductase translates to MTSAPGTRPPRVVCIGGGYCALFLVKALRRAIRRREVELVVVSRTNFHAFHGFVGEMLSGRIQPQAILSPARRVFAPAVFMNAEVTDIDLDGRAVTLSRLLDGREQVLDYDHLVVSVGVTDDLDGYPGLDEHALLLRDYRDAWHTRNHLIQMMEMAAIESDPEERRRLLTFVVAGGGFGGVEVATELDEWASRLCDDEFADVDRDEVSVVLVHSGQRILPELQGRHDGLIDTAEAFIARRTRLDVRTGVRVASATATDVRLSDGTAIPTRTVISSTGTASSPLLDQLPVERDDRGRVVTDETVAVPGVSGLWAGGDCAAVPHPHGGTCPQLALFAMVQGWRIGRNILRLKAGKAPKRFGFTELGDACALGRYSAVAHLRGVPVTGFAGWLLWKGFLLAFVPAWDRRLRLLLDWTLTPLTGREITQLPLDDAVGLDRERFEAGQEVFRQGEMGRKLYVIWSGEVEVVKDGEVVATLGPGQHFGETAVFEELRRTATVRATVPTEVIAMGRSHARTLSETLLPFGDAVRARPTTTRPAAPAALEETSP
- a CDS encoding patatin-like phospholipase family protein, which produces MTVDPSVLAGVRLTADLPADLRGRIAGLLAEVHVAGGEWVVRQGEPGDTMYLVRSGRLEVLRTQAGDRRVLGVLQPGDTFGELALVQGGTRVAGVRALRDTELLALHRRDVAPLLAVPHFAAALLRLTTAIARAEHAVVDPAARRTVVAVLGRAPTAVTALVDGLADALRTQGVGVAVLRHADVDDALTTDPARVGRVLGRLESDHDVVLVDGGVADPAGPDGTWGEVCARQADRVVVVAAPGEDPPRADADLSGCDLVVAGRGPMGVADLDRWDARLRPRAHHRVRDRNRRSDVARLARRLTGRALGVVLSGGGARGLAHIGVLQALEEAGVTIDRYGGTSMGALVSALAATGRPAAEIRRIAIREMVERRPFRDYTVPRVALIRGVAAEAMLQRVLGDVDVRQLPRSWFAVSAALEDAELVVHRRGPAWEATACSMSLPGLAPPRIHDGRVVVDGGVLDNLPVGIMADDGEGQVVAADVTRQRAFVTDGGPPRIPGIVEVLAATMALSNLQQTEVNRRRSRVVVEPQVSDVGLLDFGQIDAAIAAGHTATRAALEVAGDLLHPAVAV
- a CDS encoding glutaredoxin family protein: MDTPGPRAVALAALVVVVLVVALPAAAQPEVSGAGDEAVHVELYHSDACPHCRAERAFLADLVTDHPEVTVSAYELTSSPENRARLAEVAADLGVDASSVPITIIDGEVWVGFGTTTAAAIEARVTAALAAADLPAEADADVAMGPPALPEDDVVDVPFLGQVDAGQQSLVVATALIGFLDGVNPCSLWVLSLLLALVVHTGSRRRVLAVGAVFLVVTTSMYGLMMAGVYGVLSVVAYLTWVRVGVAALAGAMGTVNVLDAAGVDLPVRLRIPEGRKPGIYRRMRAAARSEGSLVASLAATAALAMGVSLVETPCSAGFPVVWSNLLAGADVSGLAVGGLFGLYMLVFLLDELVVFTVAVTTLRAWKLQERQGMWLKLGGGMVMLALAATMLLAPQLLESIVGTLAVFAGAAAVTAVTGTWLRRRGRQPLRRGRPRGPRRPRGVARRDRSAVRAGAPR